A single Vidua chalybeata isolate OUT-0048 chromosome 20, bVidCha1 merged haplotype, whole genome shotgun sequence DNA region contains:
- the CPD gene encoding carboxypeptidase D has protein sequence MASAARGLRAMPRLLPLLCALLLPLPSLQGPARAPHIKKAEAAAAAPGEALRYLHSAELGEALRALEATAPPGLVRLFSIGQSVEKRPLWVLRLTAGLGPERPEEPPGGAALPGRPQVKLVGNMHGDEPLARPLLLRLAWELVLGWAGGDERIVRLLNTTDLYLLPSLNPDGFERAQEGDCGGGGAEGGRENSRGRDLNRSFPDQFGDAEPNLEPVPEVKALIDWMRRNRFLLSGNLHGGSVVASYPYDDSPTHRLTGVYSKSADDEVFKYLAKAYASHHPIMRTGKPNCPGEEGETFQDGITNGAQWYDVEGGMQDYNYVWANCFEITLELSCCKYPPTSELPKEWENNRESLLAFIEKVHIGVKGFVRDAITGAGLENATIAVAGIAHNITAGRSGDYHRLLVPGTYNVTAFVMGYAPLTKENIEVKEGDATEVNFSLQPTVMPPAPNATQLTAAPAPVTAITPTPVQAEAPNPTSVHQPIQPVDFRHHHFSDMEIFLRRYANEYPSITRLYSVGKSVELRELYVMEISDNPGVHEAGEPEFKYIGNMHGNEVVGRELLLNLIEYLCKNFGTDPEVTDLVQSTRIHIMPSMNPDGYEKSQEGDKGGTVGRNNSNNYDLNRNFPDQFVHVTDPTQPETRAVMAWLKSYPFVLSANLHGGSLVVNYPFDDDEQGIAIYSKSPDDAVFQKLALAYSKENAKMYQGSPCKDMYPTEYFPHGITNGAQWYNVPGGMQDWNYLHTNCFEVTIELGCVKYPKAEELPKYWAQNRRSLLQFMKQVHQGVWGFVLDAVDKRGILNATISVADINHPVTTYKDGDFWRLLVPGTYKITASARGYDPLSKMVEVDSKGGVQVNFTLSRTDSKVEEGKMLVLNTPDTSNPNEKEFETLIKDLSAENGLERLLLTSSRDVTPYRYRPYKDLSEFLRGLYLNYPHITNLTSLGQSVEFRQIWSLEISNKPNESEPEEPKIRFVAGIHGNAPVGTELLLTLAEFLCMNYKKNDAITKLIDRTRIVIVPSLNPDGREIAQERGCTSKIGQTNAHGRDLDTDFTSNYTRYSAAREPETKAIVENLILKHDFSLSVALDGGSLLVTYPYDKPTQSVENKETLKHLASVYANNHPVMHLGQPGCPNKSDENIPGGVIRGSEWHSHLGSMKDFSVTFGQCPEITVYTGCCYFPSAGQLPGLWADHRKSLLSMLVEVHKGVHGIVQDKSGRAISKAAIVLNEGLRVYTKEGGYFHVLLAPGFHSIDATASGYQQKHVKVFVRDDAPSSVFIVFDTENRIFGLPRELVITVAGASMSALVLTACIIWCVCSIKSNRHKDGFHRLRQHHDDYEDEIRMMSTGSKKSLLSHEFQDETDTEEETLYSSKH, from the exons ATGGcgagcgcggcgcgggggctgcgggcgaTGCCGCGGCTGCTGCCGCTCCTCTGcgcgctgctgctgccgctgccctCGCTGCAGGGCCCGGCCCGCGCCCCCCACATCAAGAaagcggaggcggcggcggcggcgcccggcGAGGCGCTGCGGTACCTGCACTCGGCCGAGCTGGGCGAGGCGCTGCGGGCGCTGGAGGCCACGGCCCCCCCGGGCCTGGTGCGGCTCTTCAGCATCGGGCAGTCGGTGGAGAAGCGGCCGCTGTGGGTGCTGCGCCTCACGGCCGGGCTGGGCCCCGAGCGCCCCGAGGAGCCGCCCGGCGGCGCGGCCCTGCCCGGGCGGCCGCAGGTGAAGCTCGTGGGGAACATGCACGGGGACGAGCCGCTGGCGCGGCCGCTGCTGCTGCGCCTGGcctgggagctggtgctgggctgggccggcGGCGACGAGCGCATCGTCCGCCTGCTCAACACCACCGACCTGTACCTGCTGCCCAGCCTCAACCCCGACGGCTTCGAGCGCGCCCAAGAAGGCGAttgcggcggcggcggcgccgagGGCGGGCGGGAGAACAGCCGCGGCCGCGACCTCAACCGCAGCTTCCCCGACCAGTTCGGGGACGCCGAGCCCAACCTGGAGCCCGTGCCCGAGGTGAAGGCGCTCATCGACTGGATGCGCCGCAACAG GTTTCTGCTCTCTGGCAATCTCCATGGTGGCTCTGTGGTGGCAAGCTACCCCTACGATGACTCGCCCACACACAGGCTCACAGGAGTTTACAGTAAATCAGCTGATGATGAAGTCTTCAAATATTTGGCAAAAGCTTATGCTTCACATCACCCCATCATGAGAACTGGCAAACCCAACTGCcctggagaggagggagagacCTTCCAAGATGGCATCACAAATGGTGCCCAGTGGTATGACGTGGAAG GTGGGATGCAGGATTACAACTACGTGTGGGCCAACTGCTTTGAGATCACATTGGAGCTGTCCTGCTGCAAATACCCACCGACGTCTGAGCTTCCAAAGGAGTGGGAGAACAACCGGGAATCTCTCCTGGCTTTCATTGAGAAG GTGCACATTGGTGTGAAGGGCTTTGTGAGGGATGCAATCACAGGAGCTGGCCTGGAGAATGCGACCATCGCTGTTGCCGGTATCGCTCATAACATCACAGCAGGGAGATCTGGTGATTACCACCGGCTGCTGGTGCCTGGGACCTACAACGTGACTGCTTTTGTGATGGG TTACGCACCATTGACGAAAGAGAACATCGAGGTGAAGGAGGGAGATGCAACAGAAGTGAACTTCTCCTTGCAGCCGACTGTGATGCCACCAGCTCCTAATGCCACACAGCTCACGGCAGCGCCTGCCCCTGTCACTGCCATCACCCCCACCCCTGTGCAGGCTGAGGCCCCAAATCCAACCTCTGTCCATCAACCCATCCAACCCGTGGACTTCCGCCACCACCACTTCTCGGACATGGAGATCTTCCTGCGGCGCTACGCCAACGAGTATCCCAGCATCACCCGCCTCTACTCCGTGGGCAAGTCCGTGGAGCTGCGGGAGCTCTACGTCATGGAGATCTCTGACAACCCTGGTGTCCATGAAGCAG GTGAGCCAGAGTTCAAGTACATTGGTAACATGCACGGGAATGAAGTTGTGGGGCGAGAGCTTCTGCTGAACCTCATCGAGTACCTCTGCAAGAACTTTGGCACAGATCCTGAAGTGACTGACTTGGTCCAGAGCACACGGATCCACATCATGCCATCTATGAACCCTGATGGCTATGAGAAGTCCCAGGAAG gAGACAAAGGAGGTACTGTTGGcagaaacaacagcaacaactaCGACCTGAACAGGAACTTTCCAGATCAGTTTGTCCACGTGACAGACCCTACACAGCCGGAAACTCGTGCTGTCATGGCCTGGCTCAAGTCTTACCCTTTTGTGCTCTCAGCAAACCTGCATGGAG GTTCCCTGGTGGTTAATTACCCCTTTGATGACGATGAACAAGGAATAGCCATATACAGCAAATCCCCAGATGATGCTGTGTTCCAGAAGCTGGCACTTGCCTACTCCAAG gaaaatgcaaagatGTACCAGGGAAGCCCTTGTAAGGATATGTACCCCACTGAGTACTTCCCACATGGCATCACCAACGGGGCTCAGTGGTACAATGTTCCAG GTGGGATGCAAGACTGGAATTACTTACATACAAACTGCTTTGAAGTGACCAttgagctgggctgtgtgaaATACCCAAAGGCTGAGGAGCTGCCAAAGTACTGGGCACAGAACCGGCGCTCACTGCTGCAGTTCATGAAACAG GTTCACCAGGGTGTCTGGGGCTTTGTGCTGGATGCTGTGGACAAGAGGGGCATCCTCAACGCCACCATCAGCGTGGCTGACATCAACCACCCGGTGACCACCTACAAGGATGGAGACTTCTGGCGCCTCCTGGTCCCAGGGACGTACAAAATCACAGCATCTGCCCGAGG GTATGATCCACTCAGTAAGATGGTGGAAGTTGACAGCAAAGGTGGGGTGCAGGTCAACTTCACTCTTTCACGGACAGACAGCAAAGTGGAAGAGGGGAAGATGCTGGTCTTGAACACCCCAGACACCAGCAACCCCAACGAGAAGGAGTTTGAGACTCTGATCAAAGATCTCTCTGCCGAGAATGGTCTGGAGCGGCTCCTGCTCACCTCCTCCAGGGATGTGACTCCCTACAGATACCGGCCCTACAAGGACCTCTCCGAGTTCCTCCGAGGCCTCTACCTCAACTATCCACACATCACGAATCTCACCAG TCTGGGTCAGAGTGTGGAGTTCCGCCAGATCTGGTCCCTTGAAATCTCCAACAAGCCCAACGAGTCTGAGCCTGAGGAGCCCAAGATCCGCTTTGTTGCCGGGATTCACGGAAACGCTCCCGTtgggacagagctgctcctgacaCTGGCAGAATTTCTTTGCATGAACTACAAGAAGAATGATGCTATCACAAAG CTGATTGACAGGACGCGGATTGTGATTGTGCCTTCCCTGAACCCAGACGGACGCGAGATTGCCCAGGAGAGAGGCTGCACCTCGAAGATAGGCCAGACCAACGCTCATGGCAGAGATCTGGACACAGATTTCACAA GCAATTACACCCGGTACTCAGCGGCACGAGAGCCTGAGACCAAAGCCATCGTGGAGAACTTGATCCTGAAGCATGATTTCAGCCTCTCTGTTGCTCTGGATGGAGGATCTCTGCTTGTCACTTACCCCTATGACAAGCCAACACAGTCAG TGGAGAACAAAGAAACACTAAAGCATTTGGCATCTGTGTATGCAAACAACCACCCAGTGATGCATTTGGGCCAGCCAGGCTGTCCAAATAAGTCAG ATGAGAATATTCCTGGTGGAGTGATCCGTGGCTCGGAATGGCACAGTCACCTGGGAAGTATGAAG gATTTCAGCGTGACATTTGGTCAGTGTCCTGAGATCACTGTTTATACCGGCTGCTGCTACTTCCCCAGTGCTGGACAACTTCCTGGCCTGTGGGCAGACCACAGGAAATCTCTCCTTAGCATGCTTGTGGAG GTCCACAAGGGAGTGCATGGCATTGTCCAAGACAAGAGTGGCAGGGCAATCTCTAAAGCTGCCATTGTTCTGAACGAAGGCTTGAGGGTGTACACTAAAGAAGGTGGCTATTTCCACGTGCTCTTGGCTCCAGGTTTTCACAGCATTGATGCAACAGCCAGCGGGTACCAGCAGAAACACGTCAAG GTCTTTGTACGTGATGATGCACCCAGCTCGGTGTTCATAGTATTTGAcacagaaaacaggatttttggACTGCCAAGAGAGCTGGTTATAACTGTGGCAG GTGCCAGCATGTCTGCCCTGGTGCTCACTGCCTGTATCATCTGGTGTGTGTGCTCCATCAAGTCCAACAGACACAAGGATGGCTTCCACCGCCTCCGGCAGCACCACGACGACTACGAGGACGAAATCCGCATGATGTCCACTGGCTCCAAGAAATCCCTCCTGAGCCACGAATTCCAGGATGAAACAGACACTGAGGAAGAAACACTGTACTCCAGCAAACACTGA